The Candidatus Omnitrophota bacterium genome includes the window AAAATATAACAAGGATGTTTCAATGCTCGTGGACGACGCAGGGGATGCAACGCTCAAAACCCTTGAGATGTACGCCGTGGAGGCCATCAAGACCGGCTGGACGGGGCGCTGTCTTGCCCAGCACGCGAGAGCGATGTGTCTGTACCCGAAACCTTATTTTCAGAAAGTCGTGGCGCTGCTTAAAAAAGCGAAGCTCGGTATTGTGACGGATCCTCACACGGGGCCGCTGCATGCGCGGGTGGGCGAACTTCTTGAGGAAGGCGCTCTGGTGTGCATAGGCCAGGACGACATTTCCGACGCCTATTATCCTTACGGCAGAAACAACATGCTCGAAGTCGCGTTTATGGCGTCGCACCTTTTGTGGATGACGGGCGCCGATGATATGGAAACGCTTTACGATATGATCACGGTCAACGGAGCGAAAGCCATGAATGTGAAGAATTACGGAATCAAAGAGGGCAATCCCGCCAGTTTCCTCGTGCTCGGCGTTGACAGCGTCCTTGAAGCTTTCCGTGCTCAGGAAGCTCCCGCCTATGTGATAAACGGCGGCAAGGTCATAGCCGAAACGAAAAGCGTTACCAAAATATATAAAAAATAAAAATTACCGGGGTTATTTTAACATTGACATCAGCAGATTGTGTCACATGTCAAGACCTGACCCCATTGGGGAGGATGAAGTGAGTTTGAAATATGTGGGTAAGAATATCACAAGGCCCGACGCGGTTAAGAAGATCACGGGAAAGTCTGTTTTTCTTGATGATATAAAACTGCCGGGAATGCTTTATACCGCGATCCTTACGCCGCCCACGGCGCACGCTAAGATCGTGTCTATAGACACATCAGCGGCCGAAAAAGAACCCGGCGTCATAAAAGTCGTCACCGGCAAGAGCATAGATTTTCTTTTCGGAGACAATGTGAAGGACCGTGTGCCTATGGCGGTGGACAGGGTGCGTTATATAGGCGAACCTGTCGCGGCGGTCATAGCCGAGAATCCCCATCAGGCGAAAATGGCGCTCAAAAAAATAGAGGTGAAGTACAAAGCTCTTCCCGTCTACATTGACGCCAGAGAAGCTTTGAAAAAGAAAGCCGCGCTCATCCACCCCGACAGCGGCGATTACTGGCATCTGCCGGGTATGGGGCCCGAGGGCGGCACAAATATAGCCGATCATTATCTTCTCAAAAAGGGCGATGTAAAAAAAGGTTTCGCCGAAGCCGATCTGGTGCTTGAGGGAGAATTCAACTATCCCTTCAGCTCTTCCGCGGCCATAGAGCCGCACGGCGCCATTGTCATACATCACGAGGACGGGGGCATAGAGATATGGTCGTCGTCAATATGTCCTTTCGTCATAAGGGAGGATATAGCCCACACATACAAACTGCCGGTCGCGTCCGTGCGGGTGCACATTCCCGAGGTCGGCGGCTGCTTCGGCTACAAATCCGATGTCACCGTCGAGCAGACAATAGCCTACATAGCGAGTTTTGTCCCCGGCCGTCCCGTTAAATGGGTGGCCAGCCGAAAAGAGGATTTTCTTTCAACGCTCCTCGGCCACGGCATAAGAACAAAATTCAAAATCGGCGTGAAGAAGAACGGCAAACTCACGGCTCTTCAGACGACGATCCTTCATTCCACGGGTGCGTATGTGGACACCGGCCTCCATGTTATGAGAGGCTCCACCCACAACTCCACCGGCACTTACGAATTTCCTAACTGTTACCTTGACGGTTATTCGGTCTATACCAACACGCCTCCGGTCGGAGCTTACAGGGGCTACGGCCATCAGGAGTCGCAGCTGGGCATGGAGAGGATGATGGATATGATAGCCCGTAAGCTGGGCATGGATGCCTTCAAGCTCAGGGATATCAATTATCTGGGGCCGGGAAAAATGACTTCTATCGGCGAGAGGCTGTGGGAGAGCAACGGCAATGTGAAAAAATGCGCCGATATTGTGCGGAAAAAGATTTTTACGGGGAAAAAGAAAAAAGAAGATGCCGATTATTACTACGGCCGCGGTTTCGCGGCGGTCATGAAATCGCCCAAGGGCGCGCCTTTTTCTTCAAAGAGCTGCTATCTGAAATTCAACGTTGACGGAAGTGTTTCAATAAACATGGGCGGCGCCGAAGTCGGGCAGGGGCTGAGAAATGTAGTGAGGCTCGTGGCGGCGGAAGTGCTGAAGATAAATCCTTCACGCATAAGCGTTTACACGGAAATCGACACGCAGTTCTCGCCCTGGGAATGGCAGACGATAGGCTCCATGTTCACGATACAGGGCGGACGCGCGGTCGTTCGGGCTGCTGAAAAAGCCATACATCAGCTGAAAAAAACGGCGATGATGGCGCTCAAGTGCGATTACGATATGCTGGAGTACGACGGGGATTATATTTTTCTGTCCTCCGATCCGGGCGTGAGGGTGTCCGTCCCGTCACTGGCACATGGTTATATGACCGAAGACGGGATAACCGTAGGCGAAGTCGTTCACACGACTTCCGACGCGAGGCTCCCCAGATACTCCAACCCTGATGCCAACGGGCAGGGATCCTTCGGGGTGACATACACCT containing:
- a CDS encoding xanthine dehydrogenase family protein molybdopterin-binding subunit — encoded protein: MSRPDPIGEDEVSLKYVGKNITRPDAVKKITGKSVFLDDIKLPGMLYTAILTPPTAHAKIVSIDTSAAEKEPGVIKVVTGKSIDFLFGDNVKDRVPMAVDRVRYIGEPVAAVIAENPHQAKMALKKIEVKYKALPVYIDAREALKKKAALIHPDSGDYWHLPGMGPEGGTNIADHYLLKKGDVKKGFAEADLVLEGEFNYPFSSSAAIEPHGAIVIHHEDGGIEIWSSSICPFVIREDIAHTYKLPVASVRVHIPEVGGCFGYKSDVTVEQTIAYIASFVPGRPVKWVASRKEDFLSTLLGHGIRTKFKIGVKKNGKLTALQTTILHSTGAYVDTGLHVMRGSTHNSTGTYEFPNCYLDGYSVYTNTPPVGAYRGYGHQESQLGMERMMDMIARKLGMDAFKLRDINYLGPGKMTSIGERLWESNGNVKKCADIVRKKIFTGKKKKEDADYYYGRGFAAVMKSPKGAPFSSKSCYLKFNVDGSVSINMGGAEVGQGLRNVVRLVAAEVLKINPSRISVYTEIDTQFSPWEWQTIGSMFTIQGGRAVVRAAEKAIHQLKKTAMMALKCDYDMLEYDGDYIFLSSDPGVRVSVPSLAHGYMTEDGITVGEVVHTTSDARLPRYSNPDANGQGSFGVTYTFGAQACEIRIEKKTGKIIVDHFASSFDVGQVINPVQIRGQVVGGVVMALGSTLHEETKFDSDGVCPNPHFSKYRFPTINDAPAKQTVEFVETPGKIGPFGARGIGEHPVIGVAPAVLNAVYDATGIDFYEIPLSPEKVKAAIDAKGDNQCPKK